From Triticum aestivum cultivar Chinese Spring chromosome 4A, IWGSC CS RefSeq v2.1, whole genome shotgun sequence, a single genomic window includes:
- the LOC123087254 gene encoding uncharacterized protein C6C3.02c, whose amino-acid sequence MARRSGGGRSSRPAPRAAPVRNPPAPARPAPPPATTQSSGGGIMSGIGSTIAQGMAFGTGSAMAHRAVDAVMGPRTIQHETVVGEAAASMTPMDNAADDKCGNPSKAFQDCINHYGSDISKCQFYLDMLNECRRGGATL is encoded by the exons ATGGCCCGCCGCAGCGGAGGAG GAAGGTCTTCCCGCCCTGCTCCACGTGCTGCTCCAGTGAGAAACCCACCAGCGCCAG CCCGTCCAGCTCCTCCACCTGCTACCACCCAGAGCAGCGGTGGTGGTATCATGAGCGGGATTGGGTCCACCATTGCTCAGG GCATGGCTTTCGGTACTGGAAGTGCCATGGCGCACAGGGCTGTTGATGCTGTGATGGGTCCCCGTACCATTCAGCATGAGACTGTTGTCGGTGAGGCTGCTGCATCTATGACTCCAATGGACAATGCTGCTGATGACAAGTGTGGCAACCCTTCCAAGGCCTTCCAAGAT TGCATCAACCACTACGGAAGCGATATCAGCAAGTGCCAGTTCTACCTTGACATGCTGAACGAGTGCCGCCGTGGAGGAGCAACTCTTTAA